One Acidobacteriota bacterium genomic window, GGCCAGCGCCTCTTCGTACTTGTCCATCTTCCGATAGGTCTCTCCGCGTTGCATGATTGTCCAGGCATCTTTCTCATCGAGTGCGATGGCGCGCGTGAAGTCGGCCAGTGCCTCCGCGTGCTTGCCTATCCCCTGATAGGTTAATCCGCGCCACCAAACATTCTTCTCATCGAGTGCGATGGCGCGCGTGAAGTCGGCCAGCGCCTCCGCGTGCTTGCCCATCTCCTGATAGGTCTCTCCGCGATTCGTGATTGCCCAATCATCCTTCTCATCGAGTGCGATGGCGCGTGTGAAGTCGGCCAGCGCCTCCTCGTACTTGCCCATCAACCGATAGGTCTCTCCGCGATTCGTGATTGCCCAAGCATACTTCTCATCGAGTGCGATGGCGCGCGTGAGGTCGGCCAGCGCCTCCTCGTACTTGCCCATCTTCTGATAGGTCTCTCCGCGTTGCATGATTGCCCGAACATACTTCTCATCGAGTTCGATGGCGCGCGTGAGGTCGGTCAACGCCTCTTCCATTTTCTCCACCGACAGATACATCTCACCTCGCAGGGCATGGATCACGCAGCGAGCGGTAGTCGTCAGATCGTTTCGCCGTTCGAGCAAGCTTAGTTTTTCAATGCCAAGCTGAAACTCATCCTGATCATAAGCTCGATGAATACCCACCAGCGTTTCCGCTAAATCCCGCATTGACTGCGATCCTTTTTCGCGCCCACACTGTTGGCAGCACTCTGCAAGCTTTTCGGAAACTCTCCTACGCCAGCGAAACGCATGAAGAAATGCATTCACTGCTGCACCACTGTTGCGATCCGGCTGGGCGCTGAGGGCGTGATAAACGCGCTCACATTCAGCCTGCCGCCACGTCTCGCTGTCATACGCTTCCTTGTTTTCGAGCTTGAGATCGGCTTGCGTTTGCGCGAAGTAGTCCGCCAAGTGTGCATGCGCTCCGTCCGCATCCTTAGGCGTCGTGTTGCGCAAATGGCGCAACATCAACTCGCGCACTTTCTCGTGATAGAACCAGCCGTCCTCGGTATTCCTGCGCACGAAGCTCTGTGTGGCGAGCCAGTTGAAGGTGACAGTTGCATCACTGCCCAATGCGGCGCTGAGAATGTCGCGATTGAAGCGGCGCGGCACGGCGGCCAGCAAGGCTGCCCGCCGGCGCTCTTCCTGCTCGACCCATTGCAGAAAGCGTTCGACCGCATCCTTGCTGACATCGCGCAGTGGCACGCCGGGTTGCGGATTTGTGGCGGCCAGCAGTTCGACCAGCACCGGCAAGCCGCCGGTGTCTTCGTGAATTTGCGCGACCACATGGTCGTCGGTGATCTCGCGGGTGAGCAGATAGGCGCGCGTCTCTTCCGGCGTGAACGGTTCGAGCGGCATGTGACAGATGTCGCCCGCCAAGTCCGTCCAATGCTGCTCCAGCGGCTCGCGCCCGGCGATGACGAAGCTGAGATTGGTGTTGAAATCGCCATGCTCGAAACCGCAAAGCGCCAACAACCACGGAGTCAACGATGCGCTGGTGCGCTCGAAAACATCGAAGAGCAGTAGCACGCGGCGGGAAGCGGTGGCTTTAGCTATCAGTTCCAGCCAAAGCGGCGTGAGAATGCGTTCCGGCTCGCGCAGCAGGCGGACTTCATCTTTGTTGCCCCAACGATCAATTGCGTAATGAGCAAATTGCGACAGCGTTTCGCCCGCCGCTTTTTCATCTACGTGTTCCAGCAGCGGCGAGGCCCCGGGAAAGTGGCGTGCTGATTTGATGGCGGCATCCGTCACCCCGCGCGCAATCAGATCAATGACACCGCGCGGAGCTTTCGGGTCGCCTTCGACCTCTTGCCGCAGTTTGCGGTATTCCTTGTACCGTTCGTCGAAAGCGTTGTGCGTGAATTTAGCTTTGGCTAGCTCTTCGGCTACGCGCCCCATCACGGCGGCGGGCGACGTGTATTCGTCATCGCAAGTGATGACGATGGCGTTGCGCTTGCCAGCGAGATTCTCGAATTGTTTGAGCAAAGTGCTTTTGCCGACACCGCCTTCGCCCGTTACCGAGAGGATCAAGAGCGGGTCGTCGTCCCGCAGGTTTTCCTCAAATTTCCTGAGTTGCTCGCTGCGTCCGACAAAATTCTCTCTGCGGCGGCGTTCGCGCGCCTCTTTGCGCGATTGTGGTTTGTGATTCATGCGTGGCTCTATGTGAAAGCTGCTGATTGAAAACGCGAAGAGGAATGATTTTGGGGCGGAGGCAATATAGTTTCAGGCTGACGCGATTTCAATGGTTGTCCGGCGATGAGCCAGTTGGCTTGCTTGTGGCGAATTGTCACCTGCCCCAGTACAATGCGATTGAAAGGGGTGAAAACGCTATGTCAGTGCTCACAACTACTCAAATCGAAGTACCCCACGAAACGGCACAATTGCTGATGGCGAAGGCCGCCGTGCGCCAACTCTCGCTGGATGAATACCTGCGCATAATGGCGGAGAGCGATAGCTCACCACGGTTGAAGACGCTGGATGAAATCCTTGCGCCCTTCCGCGCTGAAGTCGAGGCGAAAGGTTATTCTGAAAACGATCTCGATGAACTGTTTACTGAGGCTAGAAAAGAGGTCTCTCAGGCCAAACAGGGGTAGGCCAACTGGCGGTAAAAACAGGAATGACCGATGAACACGCAGCCGAAAGAGATCGAATACTACCAAACGCGGGAGGGCGACTCGCCCTTTCGGGATTGGTTTGACGCTTTGAAGGATCGGGCGGCGCAGATGCGTATAGACGCGCGGTTGGCGCGTTTGCGCGGCGGCAATCCGGGCGATGTCAAAGCCGTGGGCGGCGGAGTCTCGGAGTTGCGGATTGATTACGGGCCGGGCTATCGTGTTTACCTCGCAATGGCGGGAGCGACGCTGGTCATCCTGCTCTGTGGCGGCGATAAACGCACGCAAGTTGCCGACATCAAACTGGCAAAGAAATACTGGGCCGATTATCAAAAACGCGCCCCTGAACGTGAGGAACAATGAAGATGGAAGCGAGAGCGGCTGTGAGTTACAAAGAAGATTTGTTGGTGCGGTTGCGCGACCCGGAATACGCCGCAGGTTATCTGAATGCGGTGCTGGAAGAGAATGATGAGGCGGCGTTTCAATTGGCTTTGCGCGATGTGGCGGAAGCCAAACGCATGCCTTTGCCTGCGGCGCAACTGCAGTGGACGGATGTCACCGGCTTGCTGAACGCGCTCGGCATTCGGTTGCGGCTGGATTGGAAGCGCGCCGCATAAGTCGAGCGTTCCGCCAAACGCCGCTTCGTCGCCACCCGAAGCCAAACTTTTCGATTCATCAACACAGGAGCCATTTATGCAGCCACTCATTCGCCTTTTCCCTTTTGCCCTTTGTCTCGCACTCGCGCCCTTCGTTCACGCCCAGGCGCCCGAAGCCACGCGCACTCTGCTCGCCAACGTCGCCAATGCCGACATTGACCCGACGCCGTATCTGGTCAGCGAAAAATATGACGGCGTGCGTGCGCTGTGGGATGGCAAGGCGCTGCGTTCGCGCGCGGGTAACGTGTTTGCCGCGCCTGCGTGGTTCGTAGCCAAACTGCCGCAACGATCGCTTGATGGCGAGTTGTGGATTGGACGCGGGCAGTTTGAAAAGCTGTCGGGCGCGGTGCGCAAAACTACGCCGCTGGATGAGGAGTGGCGGCAGATCAAATACATGATCTTTGAATTGCCTGATACGCCTGGCACGTTTGCCGAGCGTTACGAACAGATCAAACGCATTGTCGCCGCCGCCAACTTCGCGCAACTTGTCGCCGTGGAGCAGTTCCGGTTGCCTGACAACGCCGCGCTCAAACGCAAGCTCGCCGAAATCGTCCGCGCGGGCGGCGAAGGCTTGATGCTACACCGCGCTGATGCGCCTTACGTCACGGGGCGAAACGATGCGCTGCTGAAATTGAAACCATTGGATGATACCGAGGCGACGGTGATTGGCTACGTGCCGGGCAAGGGCAAATACGCGGGGATGATGGGCGCGTTGCAAGTCGAACTGGCGGATGGCAAACGCTTTCAGATTGGGACGGGCTTCACCGATGCGGTGCGCGCGCAGCCTCCGGCGGTTGGCACGTTGATTACGTTTACCTATCGCGGGTTGACGAAAAACGGCTTGCCGCGCTTTGCGAGTTATCTACGGGTGCGGGAAAAGTTCTGATCGTTTGGATGGAGGGTTGGTACGGTACCGCGCGCGTGAGCAAGCGGTGCGTCAATGTTGCGCCATTGGCTTCATTGTGACAGTTCCGCTTGCTCACGCGCGCGGTACCGTCTCGGCGCGCAACCTTTACGCCGCGCGTGGTTCGACTGCGCGCTCTGACCCAACGAAGACTTCCAGCCCACGCGCCGAGGCTGCCACATAAACCGGTGTGAGCGCCTCTG contains:
- a CDS encoding DNA ligase gives rise to the protein MQPLIRLFPFALCLALAPFVHAQAPEATRTLLANVANADIDPTPYLVSEKYDGVRALWDGKALRSRAGNVFAAPAWFVAKLPQRSLDGELWIGRGQFEKLSGAVRKTTPLDEEWRQIKYMIFELPDTPGTFAERYEQIKRIVAAANFAQLVAVEQFRLPDNAALKRKLAEIVRAGGEGLMLHRADAPYVTGRNDALLKLKPLDDTEATVIGYVPGKGKYAGMMGALQVELADGKRFQIGTGFTDAVRAQPPAVGTLITFTYRGLTKNGLPRFASYLRVREKF
- a CDS encoding tetratricopeptide repeat protein; the protein is MNHKPQSRKEARERRRRENFVGRSEQLRKFEENLRDDDPLLILSVTGEGGVGKSTLLKQFENLAGKRNAIVITCDDEYTSPAAVMGRVAEELAKAKFTHNAFDERYKEYRKLRQEVEGDPKAPRGVIDLIARGVTDAAIKSARHFPGASPLLEHVDEKAAGETLSQFAHYAIDRWGNKDEVRLLREPERILTPLWLELIAKATASRRVLLLFDVFERTSASLTPWLLALCGFEHGDFNTNLSFVIAGREPLEQHWTDLAGDICHMPLEPFTPEETRAYLLTREITDDHVVAQIHEDTGGLPVLVELLAATNPQPGVPLRDVSKDAVERFLQWVEQEERRRAALLAAVPRRFNRDILSAALGSDATVTFNWLATQSFVRRNTEDGWFYHEKVRELMLRHLRNTTPKDADGAHAHLADYFAQTQADLKLENKEAYDSETWRQAECERVYHALSAQPDRNSGAAVNAFLHAFRWRRRVSEKLAECCQQCGREKGSQSMRDLAETLVGIHRAYDQDEFQLGIEKLSLLERRNDLTTTARCVIHALRGEMYLSVEKMEEALTDLTRAIELDEKYVRAIMQRGETYQKMGKYEEALADLTRAIALDEKYAWAITNRGETYRLMGKYEEALADFTRAIALDEKDDWAITNRGETYQEMGKHAEALADFTRAIALDEKNVWWRGLTYQGIGKHAEALADFTRAIALDEKDAWTIMQRGETYRKMDKYEEALA
- a CDS encoding type II toxin-antitoxin system RelE/ParE family toxin; this encodes MNTQPKEIEYYQTREGDSPFRDWFDALKDRAAQMRIDARLARLRGGNPGDVKAVGGGVSELRIDYGPGYRVYLAMAGATLVILLCGGDKRTQVADIKLAKKYWADYQKRAPEREEQ